The proteins below are encoded in one region of Ferroplasma acidiphilum:
- a CDS encoding endonuclease V, whose amino-acid sequence MNYTHINLYDYFYSLVKQIPEGYITTYGELAKALGDIRAARAVGYMLSINEDPDRIPCYKVVHTDRRMGKYALGVEEKARRLRKDGIIISNGMVENFNERFFSDFKTDYPLAKLQEEQEKIASMADFAGDRDEENYAAIDVSYEGRTGYGALVYYNSGEYMVKNLEMKVNFPYIPGYLGYRESPFIEKLSVNVDGLLLIDANGLLHPRKCGLATFAGVVLGRATIGVAKSLLMGKIDDTGYVVYNNEKLGYAINKHTIVSPGNMISLESSIKKIKLLGKNKYPAILKMVHNETVAMRKRRLPS is encoded by the coding sequence ATGAATTATACACATATTAACCTCTATGATTATTTCTATAGCCTTGTTAAGCAGATACCTGAAGGTTATATAACGACCTATGGGGAACTTGCAAAAGCTCTTGGAGATATCAGGGCGGCAAGGGCAGTTGGATATATGCTGTCAATAAATGAAGACCCTGATAGGATACCATGCTACAAGGTTGTACACACAGACAGAAGAATGGGAAAATATGCTTTGGGGGTAGAAGAAAAAGCCAGGCGTTTGAGAAAGGATGGAATTATAATTTCCAATGGAATGGTTGAAAATTTTAATGAACGGTTTTTTTCAGATTTTAAAACAGATTACCCGCTGGCAAAATTACAGGAAGAGCAGGAAAAAATAGCTTCAATGGCCGATTTTGCCGGGGATCGGGATGAAGAAAATTATGCTGCTATAGACGTATCATATGAAGGGCGTACAGGTTACGGTGCACTTGTATACTATAATTCCGGTGAATACATGGTAAAAAATCTGGAAATGAAGGTTAATTTCCCATACATACCCGGTTATCTGGGATACAGAGAAAGCCCGTTTATTGAAAAGCTTTCCGTGAATGTTGATGGATTGCTGTTGATTGATGCAAATGGATTGCTACACCCCAGAAAGTGTGGATTGGCAACATTTGCCGGCGTTGTGCTTGGCAGGGCTACAATTGGGGTAGCAAAATCGCTTCTGATGGGAAAAATTGATGATACGGGATATGTAGTTTACAATAATGAAAAACTAGGGTATGCAATAAATAAGCATACAATAGTAAGTCCGGGCAATATGATAAGCCTCGAATCAAGCATAAAAAAGATAAAGTTATTAGGAAAAAATAAATATCCAGCTATCCTGAAAATGGTCCATAATGAAACTGTGGCTATGAGGAAGCGGAGATTGCCGAGCTAG